The following coding sequences lie in one Labrus bergylta chromosome 13, fLabBer1.1, whole genome shotgun sequence genomic window:
- the gtf2e1 gene encoding general transcription factor IIE subunit 1 — protein sequence MIEPELLTEVPAALKRLAKQVVRGFYGVEHALALDVLIRNPCVREEDMLELLKFDRKQLRSVLNTLKSDKFVKCRMRVETAPDGKTTRHNYYFINYRLLVNVVKYKLDHMRRRIETDERDSTNRASFRCPCCHSTFTDLEANQLFDLMTGTFRCTFCQTEVEEDESVCPDARTQVARFNEQIEPIYALLRETEDVNLSHDLLEPEPSEIPALKQSRERSAASASGPHREAWSNKGSSYADMYTQNVVISMEEQQEQQKQANEGKAPKERPVWLTESTVQGAYSEPDLLKNSGDIVHKPMDGDAGLGIGQADENEEVMRALLIHEKRGAAAAGGGGASVATRGLASATGNASDSDSDTSESDDGSPSAPPTTTAAHSRADEDDEEDDGEFEEVGDEPMVTVGGRPFSYREVSQRPELVEQMSAQEKEAYIEMGRNLFQDMYF from the exons ATGATAGAACCAGAACTACTGACCGAGGTCCCGGCAGCACTCAAACGGCTTGCCAAGCAGGTTGTGAGGGGTTTCTATGGAGTTGAACATGCCTTGGCTCTCGATGTGCTCATCCGAAATCCCTGCGTGCGAGAAGAGGACATGCTGGAGCTGCTCAAGTTTGACCGTAAACAGTTGCGCTCGGTTCTCAACACCCTGAAGTCTGACAAATTTGTGAAGTGCCGTATGAGAGTGGAGACAGCCCCTGATGGCAAGACAACAAGGCACAACTACTACTTCATCAACTACAG gttgctGGTAAACGTGGTCAAGTATAAACTGGATCACATGCGACGGCGCATTGAGACGGATGAGCGGGACTCCACCAATCGTGCCTCCTTCAGGTGCCCCTGCTGCCACTCCACCTTCACTGACCTAGAAGCCAACCAGCTGTTTGATCTTATGACTG GTACATTTCGCTGCACGTTCTGCCAGACCGAGGTAGAAGAGGATGAGTCTGTTTGTCCTGATGCTAGGACACAAGTGGCACGCTTCAATGAGCAGATTGAACCCATCTATGCACTACTACGTGAGACCGAAGATGTTAACTTGTCCCATGACTTGTTGGAGCCCGAGCCTTCTGAGATCCCTGCCCTCAAACAGAG TCGTGAGCGTTCTGCGGCATCAGCGAGTGGGCCACACCGCGAAGCCTGGTCCAACAAAGGCTCATCCTACGCTGACATGTACACCCAGAATGTGGTTATCAGcatggaggagcagcaggaacAGCAGAAGCAGGCTAATGAGGGCAAGGCTCCCAAAGAAAGGCCCGTCTGGTTGACTGAGAGCACTGTGCAGGGTGCTTACAGCGAGCCTGACCTCCTCAAAAACA gTGGAGACATAGTACACAAACCCATGGATGGAGACGCTGGTCTTGGGATTGGTCAGGCAGATGAGAATGAGGAAGTCATGCGTGCTTTGCTCATCCATGAGAAAAGGGGTGCGGCAGCAGCAGGCGGAGGTGGAGCGAGCGTCGCTACCAGGGGACTCGCCTCCGCCACAGGAAATGCTAGTGACTCTGACAGTGACACCAGTGAATCAGACGATGGCTCTCCCTCAGCTCCTCCcaccaccacagctgctcatAGTCGGGCTGACGAGGACGACGAAGAGGACGACGGGGAGTTTGAAGAGGTGGGGGACGAGCCCATGGTGACGGTGGGAGGCCGACCGTTCTCATACCGAGAGGTCAGCCAGAGGCCAGAGCTGGTGGAGCAGATGTCTGCACAAGAGAAGGAGGCCTACATTGAAATGGGAAGAAACCTCTTCCAGGATATGTACTTctga